A window of the Lolium perenne isolate Kyuss_39 chromosome 7, Kyuss_2.0, whole genome shotgun sequence genome harbors these coding sequences:
- the LOC127316643 gene encoding uncharacterized protein: protein MEDKKKDLFRRLTIISIPFVFVAIPSIVIFVGMLSPHAQEPKVAVASPEQNHTVGLLSTMTGGQMILSCRAAYSGNWEYFHYFILDPYKPQHAFFQPQTNNYAILCKWGYMGNFLQDVVVFNSSAPYARFCRVDAGGCRYLFQDGHMFLVTGRHATKEAPWQKREKKLVGDVLLRDCNHIMGVFPSMCHYKKHDNPYVGKIIGRWRWWFNY from the coding sequence ATGGAGGACAAGAAGAAGGACCTGTTCCGGCGACTGACGATCATCTCAATTCCGTTCGTGTTCGTGGCCATCCCGTCCATCGTGATCTTCGTGGGCATGCTGTCGCCGCACGCGCAGGAGCCCAAGGTggcggtggcgtcgcctgagcagAACCACACGGTGGGGTTGCTGAGCACGATGACCGGCGGGCAGATGATCCTGAGCTGCCGCGCCGCGTACTCGGGCAACTGGGAGTACTTCCACTACTTCATCCTGGACCCCTACAAGCCGCAGCACGCCTTCTTCCAGCCGCAGACGAACAACTACGCCATCCTCTGCAAGTGGGGGTACATGGGCAACTTCCTCCAGGATGTGGTCGTCTTCAACAGCAGCGCTCCCTACGCGCGGTTCTGCCGAGTCGACGCCGGCGGGTGCCGGTACCTGTTCCAGGACGGCCACATGTTCCTCGTCACTGGGAGGCACGCCACCAAGGAGGCGCCATGGCAGAAGCGGGAGAAGAAGCTCGTCGGGGACGTGCTGCTTAGAGATTGCAATCACATCATGGGCGTGTTCCCCTCCATGTGCCACTACAAGAAGCATGACAATCCGTACGTCGGCAAGATCATCGGCCGGTGGCGCTGGTGGTTTAACTACTAG
- the LOC127316642 gene encoding GDT1-like protein 4, with protein MAARASTLLLLLALAVSAAGDQGADDGAAGNATVRLDRRTKMFVHTARDANDGAAWAEQDAELGLFDAFFASLSMILVSEIGDETFIIAALMAMRHPKSIVLSGALSALVVMTVLSTGLGRIVPNLISRKHTNSAATVLYMFFGLRLLYIAWRSDSTASQEIEEVQEKLEAGQGKSTFRRIFSRFCTPIFLESFVLTFLAEWGDRSQIATIALATHKNAVGVAVGATLGHTICTSFAVVGGSMLASRISQGTVATIGGLLFLGFSVSSYFYPPL; from the exons ATGGCTGCCCGCGCCtccaccctcctcctcctcctcgccctcgCCGTCTCCGCCGCCGGGGACCAG GGCGCGGACGATGGCGCCGCCGGCAACGCCACCGTCCGCCTCGACCGCCGCACCAAG ATGTTCGTGCACACGGCGCGGGACGCCAACGACGGCGCGGCGTGGGCGGAGCAGGACGCGGAGCTGGGCCTCTTCGACGCATTCTTCGCCAGCCTATCCATGATCCTCGTCAGCGAG ATTGGCGACGAGACGTTCATCATCGCGGCGCTCATGGCGATGCGCCACCCCAAGTCCATCGTGCTCTCCGGCGCCCTCTCGGCGCTGGTCGTCATGACG GTGCTGTCGACGGGGCTTGGCAGGATCGTCCCCAACTTGATATCCAGGAAGCACACAAACAGCGCCGCAACTG TCCTCTATATGTTCTTTGGACTACGGTTGCTTTACATTGCTTGGAGGTcagattccacggcatcacaaGAAATAGAAGAA GTACAGGAAAAGCTGGAAGCGGGTCAAGGGAAATCCACATTTAGACGCATCTTTTCAAGGTTCTGTACTCCTATTTTCCTGGAG TCATTTGTGTTGACCTTCCTGGCTGAGTGGGGTGATCGGAGTCAGATAGCCACAATAGCG CTGGCTACGCACAAGAATGCTGTAGGTGTGGCCGTAGGAGCAACGTTGGGGCACACCATCTGCACATCATTCGCAGTGGTGGGCGGCAGCATGCTGGCGTCGAGGATATCTCAGGGCACAGTAGCCACCATTGGAGGCCTTCTCTTCTTAGGCTTCTCAGTATCATCATACTTCTATCCACCATTGTAA